The window ttatcgataattaaatttacgttctaaaagataaataaatataaattagcaaataaaaattaattgcacgcgttaatacgtatttttttattgccaatcaataatttatatatacgttttttctatctagtgaatacataatttacgtataattaaatttacgttctaaaaggtaaataaatataatttaccaaataaaaattaattggacacttcaatacgtattttttatttccaatcaataatttatctatacgttttttctatccaatcaatacataatttatctataattaatatttattataattaaaaataaataaataaataaactcattttccCTAAAGGAAAACGGGTAGTTCATACTACCGGTCCATGGATCAGACCGTATGGGTTACCCGTTTAGAGCAAATTCAACGGAAAAAAAATTCGTTTtaagttaaattcgttaaatttcaaattattggtaaatacgaaacttagatgttcaagtatttttccttgttttggaggcatgatttttcttcgttttgttcttcggggttgagagaatttcacttttttgaatgaaaaatgaaaatggcaaaaatgtcaaacaagaGGCGACGATAAGTAAAATAGGGGCGACGTATAAGAAAACCCAAtaataaatgcaacaaaaaccaaaatttaCACTAATATGCAATGATCACATACTGCAGTTATAATTTAACAGAAGTTATTACAAAAACTTGcagttctatattgaaatttaATGAAATCAGTGAATGACTTAATCAACAGTGATCAAACCACAAACTCTAACCCTAAAGATGATTTTGTACCTTATATGACACGCTAACCACGACAAAAAGGTACAAAAGTTGATGACTTCTCTCTTTGCACAACCAAAACGAACGGACTTCTAAACGAACGAACTTCTACgattttaaattcaaatttttttctcCTCACGCTTCTTTTGTAATCATTCACTTCGTTGATTTCAAGAGCAAAAGAATCTAAAAAGAGATGAACAATTTTTAAAGATGATTTTGTACCTTATATGACACGCTAACCACGACAAAAAAGGCACAAAAGTTGATGACTTCTCTCTTTGCACAACCAAAACGAACGAACTTCTACgattttaaattcaaattttttctCCTCACGCTTCTTTTGTAATCCTTCACTTCGTTGATTTCAAGAGCAAAAGAATCTAAAAAGAGATGAACAATTTTTTTGGGAGAGAAAAATGATTCGAAGTTCGGTTTTTGTGAGGAAGAAGtcgaaaaaaacaaaaacaaaaaaatgttaGAATACAAGAAATCGATTTTTTCAACTTATTTACGATCATGCATTTTCtaatacaattttacccttgGCTACAGAACATGAAGACCATTTCCGCAATTTTGATAACCCCACGAACCTCGATCctttttttcaaagaaaaaaaatacaagtatATAGCTGTAAAAACGTGGAATCGCAAGGACTATTTTTGACATAAACCTGAATACTATTGGAAggaaaaatccaaatttaaTCAAGGGTTAGTTTCCAAAAAATCTATTGATTATAACAATACATGAccttttaatttttctattagTAAATTAGATATTTTCTTAGATCGCAACGACGACGTTTTCCGAAACGGAGATTGGTGAGTGAAAGTGACGAAGCTCACTTAGAAAGCCACGATAGCATAGACACGTGTGATAATGTACTTGGATCACCTAAAACCGGCGGATGAATTAGTAGTACAACACAACTCCAACTATTTACTTGTATTTCACCTTCCACTCTCCTTCCCAAGATAAGCTCGCCAAAACAGGAGTAAAGTTTTAACCTTTAATCCCAAATTCTCGACATTCCCAATTGCGTCGACGCATTAACTCTCCTCCTTTCTAGTTCTTCGTCTCCGACTCTgcttttttaattatataatcaAGCTCCAGCGGTTCAATTTGAAGAGTTAGTTCCAAAATAGCTGAATTAGAAAGAGGGATATGGCGGTTTCTGATGCAGTAATTGGGAATTTGACGACGATCTATGTCATAGTGATTGCCGGAATTAAGGCGTATGGACTTGTTTGTGGCCGGAGTTTCAGCGGTGGTTTTGTTCTGATTTTATCAACCACAGTTGTCGGTTTGATCTTGATTGCGTCGCTGACGTGGGACGTTTCTCGTAAAGCTACATATGCGATTTCACGAGATCATATTCATGTTCATGAGATGTGTAAAGGCGGCATTTGTTGGCACGGTGTCGCTGTCCGGTCACCGGCTTCTCAGGTCCGATTCAGGCTTCCTCAACATCAGAATAATAACTATGCCCCTATGTAAATAGCAGTTTTTgtttttgattttgttaaatatatatatgtatgtatacaGGTGAAGAGTTGAAAAGAGGGCTAGAAATCGAAGAGGGAGGGTTAAGAAGTGAGATACATAAGGTTTGGTTTTGATTTTCTCTTTGATTGCTGGTGTTTGTTGATGGCGCACATAAGGTGTTTGTTTTTTTGCTTCAGAGAAAAAAGAGAGATGAGAATAAGAATGAATGAATGTGtataataaataatacaaaAGGGAACAGTTTTTGTGTATAAAAAGATTCCCCTTTCATCTGATTCTGAATTTCTCTGCACAATTATGCAATTAGGTTTCCAAAATCTTCTCTTTATCTGTTTGCAGAATTGCTAATTTATCATACTGATAAAGAGTTGTTCTTATAATGTTGAATTGCAAAAAATGGAACTTGTTGAAGGCAATCTTTTTCTCTGCAAAAATTGGAAAAGAAatggtaaatttttttttttttttttgaaagagaaaTGGTAAATTTTTATGCAACCCAATAAGGTTAATTGTACCTACTGACTGCTCTGCAACTCAATTGTTGGATGGAATGGAATTTATATCTtcaggggggggggggggggggggggggttatcACAAGCACCAGGGGGTAATCCAATAGAAAACACGACACGCGTTGTGTTTCAAGCATCGATCGGGTAACCCAATAGGAAACACAACACGTGCGTGTTACAAGCATTGATCGGGTAACCCAATAGAAAACACAGCACGCGTCATGTCACAAGCATCGATCGGGTAACCCAATAGGAAACACAACACGTGCCGTGTTACAAGCATTGATCGGGTAACCCAATAGAAAACACGACACGCGTCATGTTTTATACAGGGTGTTTTATATGAGGTTCTTCAAGTATCCGGTACTTGTAATAAAATCTCCTCGTTTATagatattttgtaaaatttccGGATTAGTATACCCGATCATTTTTATTGATGGGGTCTATTACCTTATTTGTATAATAGAAGTTATCCTTTAGATTATTAAATAACACTGACAATAGATCCATCTTTTGATTATATATGTGGACCAGATAATAATGAAATTAACATTGGCATGGCAGCtgctttttgtttgttttctttttctggaTGTATTATTGTGTATATGATTAATGTCTTGGCTGCAGAGTATCAGTATTCTTAAGCATTAGTGAAAGAGATTATAAGAATTAAAGCTGGAATGCTGTAATAGGAGTTGTTGTGAATGCAGTGACGGATCCAAAATTTACTAACGGGCAGACTTTCTGGTAGTTTATAAGTAATTGATTGGTCTTTTTTGGATCAATGGATGTTCAATTTTCCTGATTGATGGTCCCTAGCAGGCCCTAGCACCTCCCAGGAGCTAGAATTCAATTAGAGTCAAAGTCATTTACACTATTTGGAGAGCtagaattcaattcaattcaattattAGATTATCCCTTTTGTTGGGAAAATAATTGAGTTAGTAGTTAATAAATTCATCCATATAATTCCATTAGTACTTGTTGGAGGATATGTTAATAATTGCAAGTAAATGAATTGAATTTTGTAGTTCTCATGTTTACCTAATTATGTCATAGCAGTATCAaagaattttattttcttaaaaaacaatgaaatacgataaaaaaaaaaaatgaaatgaattgAATTCCTTCCAAATAAagattgaaaaga of the Euphorbia lathyris chromosome 7, ddEupLath1.1, whole genome shotgun sequence genome contains:
- the LOC136234789 gene encoding uncharacterized protein, whose product is MAVSDAVIGNLTTIYVIVIAGIKAYGLVCGRSFSGGFVLILSTTVVGLILIASLTWDVSRKATYAISRDHIHVHEMCKGGICWHGVAVRSPASQVRFRLPQHQNNNYAPM